A segment of the Streptomyces sp. ITFR-21 genome:
CGCCGTCGCCAATGACGGGAACCACGACCCGGCCCGGAAAGTCGGCGGCCAAGCCGTGGCTGAACGCCAGTACACCGCCGAGACAACCGCCTGGAGCAGCGCCCGCCGCCAGGAGCGGGTGGACCTCGGAGCCGAGTCCATCGGTCTCGGGGAAGTCGCGGGCGAGCCGGGCAAGCCCCTGGGCATCGCGAGAGTACTGGGGGCGAAGCATCGCGAGCTCGCCGGTCAGCCACGCGAACGCCAACTGGACGACGCCCGCGTGGCCCGCGCCCAGTACCGGTACGACCTCGCGACCGGGCGGCGCTTCCCCTGCCGCAAGCACGATGTGCGCGAGGGCCAACGCGGTGCCGGGAACGGTGCCCCAATGACCCGACGGCCGCGGCTTGACGTGCCCAGCCTCAAGCGGCTCGGCCAGCAGGACGTTGTCGTTCAGGTGGAGAAGCACCACCGAGATGTAGGTGGCGGCCCGCCACAGCGCGTTCGCCTGACTCGTCACGGGGCCACCAAGCTCTCGTCGCCGAAGGTGAAGTACCAGAGAGGCCGGTAGCACTCCCATGCCTTCGGACGCAGGCCGGTGGGGCCGGCGATCTGCTCGATCTCCTGCCTGGCTCGCAGGTAGAAGTCCAGGGTGTCCGAACCGTCCGCCCGGAGCCCGGCCATGATCGCGTTGTGGGCCTGGTACACCTGGAAGTTCGGGAACTCCGTGGTGAAGGGCATCAGTTCGCTGACGCCCCTGCGCAGCTCGTCCAGAGTGTCGAGACCGACGACGTAGGTGAACGAGGTCCCGTGGCCCGCCTGCATGGCCCGCCGGAGAACGTGTGGCATTTCGTCGGCGGTCAGGATCGCTTTGCTGGCCTTCAGCAGCAGGTCCCGGCGGCTGAAGCACTCCGCTGTGAGCCGCAGCACGAACGGCGCCACGTGCTCGGCCAACTCCTCGAACGCCTGCCTGCTGCTGATCACCGAGGTGAGGAAGCCGATCCGGGCACCGACTCCGTGCACGTTGAGCACCTCCCGGAGGCCGAGCAGGTGGTCGACGGCTGCACGCTCGCGCTCGAAGCACCCCGTCGAAACGGTGACCTCGGCGAGTTCGCGCAGGTTGCGGCGAGGGTGCTGTTCGGTCATCGCGGCCAGCAACTCGCTGAGCTGGCGCTCCTCCGCCAGCCGGGGATCAGCTGCGGCCTCCAGCGTGTTGGGGCAGAACGCGCAACCGACACAGCGGCTGCGGGCGTTGGGATTGAGGGTCGCCGCACGCCCGTCGTCGCGGAAGTACCCGCCGACCGCCTCGTCGGCGGCCACCCGCTCGACGGTGCCGATCGGGATGCCGGCCAGAGACAGCTCGTCGCCCCGTAATGAGAAGGGGGAAGCCTGCGCGTTCAGCGGAACGATCACCATCCACGGAACGTGCGGACGGGAGGTGAGGCGTATGGACATGCGTGCCCTGTGCCTGCCGTGAGCGGAAGCGATCCCGAACAGGTTGATCGCGATGAGCAGCGCGTCCTCCACGGGGACATGGTGCTCGTCCGCCATTCGTCGGATCGCGGAAAGTGTGAGCGGCGCCGATGTCTTGCTCAGGGATGTGGTCATGGACCCTCCGAGGGGGCTTGAATCGGGGTCTGCCAAGTCCGACGGTGTGCCCGTCCCGCAACTGGCTGTTGGGACTGCCCGTCTCGCGACGTACTGGTCACAAGCTCGGCCCAGACGGTCTTGCCTCCTGGCGTCTCTCGCTCGACGCCCCACCGCCCGCAGAGCGCCTCGACCAGGAGCAGCCCGCGGCCCGTCTCCGTCGAGGAACCCGGCGCCTTCTGGCGGGGGAGGGAGGAGCCGGGGTCCGCGACTTCGATCCTGAGCCGCTGGTATCCCGGCTTGAGGCGCACGTCGAAGCAGTCGCAGTCGTCTGCCTGAGAGTGCAGCACGGCGTTGACAGTGAGCTCGGACGCAACAAGCTCGGCGTCATCGATGAACTGCGTCGCGTATCCCCATACGTCGGTGACCCTCCGCACCAGGGCGCGGATGGCGGGCACGGAGCTGGGCGAGTTCAGGAACGTCATCTGCAGGGCCACGCAGCCGCCGTCAGCGTCGAGCAACCCGTTCTCGGGAACGTCCCGGTCCCCTGCCAGGCTGTCCCGCTCCGCCCCGTAGAGAGGCACGCACGGACCGTCCGCGGCAGCGGGA
Coding sequences within it:
- a CDS encoding ATP-binding protein; the protein is MPLYGAERDSLAGDRDVPENGLLDADGGCVALQMTFLNSPSSVPAIRALVRRVTDVWGYATQFIDDAELVASELTVNAVLHSQADDCDCFDVRLKPGYQRLRIEVADPGSSLPRQKAPGSSTETGRGLLLVEALCGRWGVERETPGGKTVWAELVTSTSRDGQSQQPVAGRAHRRTWQTPIQAPSEGP